One window of the Haloarcula halobia genome contains the following:
- a CDS encoding NADH-quinone oxidoreductase subunit J, whose product MALYETIAFVLFALVTVSSAAGVVLVRDVWHSALLLGVSLLSVAVFYVMNQAAFVATMQILVYIGGVLVLITFAVMLTREDESVIEVTP is encoded by the coding sequence ATGGCACTGTACGAAACAATCGCGTTCGTGCTGTTCGCTCTCGTTACCGTGAGCAGCGCGGCCGGCGTCGTGCTCGTACGCGACGTCTGGCACTCGGCGTTGTTACTGGGCGTGTCACTGCTCAGCGTCGCCGTGTTCTACGTCATGAACCAGGCAGCATTCGTCGCGACGATGCAGATTCTGGTGTACATCGGCGGCGTCCTCGTGCTCATCACCTTCGCAGTGATGCTGACCCGGGAGGACGAGTCGGTGATCGAGGTGACACCATGA
- the nuoL gene encoding NADH-quinone oxidoreductase subunit L, with product MAAFTYAPAIVLLPFVSFLVALFLGDRMPKGGALAGIAATGGSLLLSIWVALTVAGGGAYNEFVYTWVAGVESVTLRFGLLLDPLSALMLLIVTLISFLVHIFSLGYMNDEDETGLPRYYAGLGLFTASMLGFVVANNLLMAFMFFELVGLCSYLLIGFWFREDGPPSAAKKAFLVTRFGDYFFLIGVVGVVATFGTGLFAPITEGGEVVAQSFPVLAEHAVVDGETEAIAMLDTVGLSAQAWFTVLGLLVLGGVIGKSAQFPLHTWLPDAMEGPTPVSALIHAATMVAAGVYLVARMYGFYAISPTALAVIALIGGFTALFAATMGLVKQEIKQVLAYSTISQYGYMMLALGSGGYIAAVFHLTTHAVFKALLFLGAGSVIIAMHHNENMWDMGGLKDKMPVTYYAFLSGSLALAGILPFAGFWSKDEVLYEALIHGLGSEGGLATSYIVAYAMGLLAVFFTGFYTFRMVFLTFHGEPRTDTARDPHGVRWNVKGPLAVLGVLAATVGFINMKPVAELTGAHIDFLHAWLEGPEEGGWPAALVTDSHHYGELLHDVAGVSAGEPLGSIGTLLASAAVSLALAVAGAGLATVLYRGPDPVEHTDKLGSLKTLFMHNYYQDEYQVWLATGLTYPLARVMDKFDQGVVDGVVNGVSSVSLFSGQRVRRIQSGVVSNYATLLTLGLVLLLAAFGIIGGWF from the coding sequence ATGGCTGCATTCACATACGCACCCGCGATCGTGCTGTTGCCGTTCGTATCGTTCCTGGTCGCGCTGTTCCTCGGCGATCGGATGCCGAAAGGGGGCGCGCTGGCCGGCATCGCCGCGACCGGTGGGTCGCTGCTGCTCTCCATCTGGGTCGCGCTCACCGTCGCCGGCGGCGGCGCGTACAACGAGTTCGTCTACACGTGGGTCGCCGGCGTCGAGTCGGTGACGCTACGCTTTGGCCTCCTTCTGGACCCGCTCTCTGCGCTCATGTTGCTCATCGTCACGCTCATCTCGTTCCTCGTCCACATCTTCTCGCTCGGGTACATGAACGACGAGGACGAGACGGGCCTCCCGCGCTACTACGCCGGCCTCGGCCTGTTCACGGCGAGCATGCTCGGGTTCGTCGTCGCCAACAACCTCCTCATGGCGTTCATGTTCTTCGAGCTGGTGGGGCTGTGTTCCTACCTGCTCATCGGGTTCTGGTTCCGCGAGGACGGCCCGCCGAGTGCCGCGAAGAAGGCGTTCCTGGTCACCCGCTTCGGTGACTACTTCTTCCTCATCGGCGTCGTCGGCGTCGTCGCCACCTTCGGCACGGGCCTGTTTGCCCCCATCACCGAGGGCGGCGAGGTCGTCGCCCAGAGCTTCCCGGTGCTGGCCGAACACGCCGTCGTCGACGGCGAGACGGAGGCCATCGCGATGCTCGACACCGTCGGTCTCTCCGCGCAGGCGTGGTTCACGGTGCTTGGCCTGCTGGTGCTCGGTGGGGTCATCGGCAAGTCCGCGCAGTTCCCGCTGCACACCTGGCTCCCCGACGCGATGGAGGGCCCGACGCCCGTCTCGGCGCTCATCCACGCGGCGACGATGGTCGCGGCCGGCGTCTACCTCGTCGCGCGGATGTACGGCTTTTATGCCATCTCCCCGACCGCACTGGCTGTCATCGCGCTCATCGGTGGGTTCACGGCGCTGTTCGCCGCCACCATGGGCCTCGTCAAACAGGAGATCAAGCAGGTGCTCGCGTACTCCACCATCTCCCAGTACGGGTACATGATGCTCGCGCTGGGCTCCGGTGGCTACATCGCGGCGGTCTTCCACCTGACCACCCACGCCGTGTTCAAGGCGCTGCTGTTCCTCGGCGCGGGGTCGGTCATCATCGCCATGCACCACAACGAGAACATGTGGGACATGGGCGGCCTGAAAGACAAGATGCCGGTGACCTACTACGCGTTCCTCTCCGGGTCGCTCGCGCTCGCCGGCATCCTGCCCTTTGCCGGCTTCTGGTCGAAAGACGAGGTACTCTACGAGGCGCTCATCCACGGCCTCGGGAGCGAGGGCGGCCTCGCGACGTCCTACATCGTCGCGTACGCGATGGGACTGCTGGCCGTCTTCTTCACCGGCTTCTACACCTTCCGGATGGTCTTCCTGACCTTCCACGGCGAGCCCCGGACCGACACCGCGCGTGACCCCCACGGCGTTCGCTGGAACGTCAAGGGGCCGCTTGCGGTGCTGGGCGTGCTCGCCGCGACGGTCGGGTTCATCAACATGAAACCCGTCGCGGAACTGACCGGCGCGCACATCGACTTCCTGCACGCGTGGCTCGAAGGACCCGAAGAGGGCGGCTGGCCGGCCGCGCTCGTGACCGACTCGCATCACTACGGCGAACTGCTGCACGACGTGGCGGGCGTCTCGGCCGGTGAACCGCTCGGTTCGATCGGCACGCTGCTGGCGTCGGCGGCCGTCTCTCTCGCACTCGCTGTCGCCGGGGCCGGCCTCGCGACCGTGCTGTACCGCGGTCCGGACCCGGTCGAGCACACGGACAAACTCGGCAGTCTGAAGACCCTATTCATGCACAACTACTACCAGGACGAGTACCAGGTGTGGCTCGCGACGGGGCTTACCTACCCCCTCGCACGCGTGATGGACAAGTTCGACCAGGGCGTCGTCGACGGCGTCGTCAACGGCGTCTCCAGCGTGAGCCTGTTCAGCGGCCAGCGCGTCCGGCGCATCCAGTCGGGCGTCGTCAGTAACTACGCGACGCTGCTGACGCTGGGGCTGGTCCTGCTGCTTGCGGCCTTCGGCATCATCGGGGGGTGGTTCTGA
- a CDS encoding proton-conducting membrane transporter — protein sequence MTTKPELSTEGSFVPGLAAVALFLVFVAVFMAASFPDPVGFGESAAITTSLGAAMFDIAPSVLMGEGETAVPSEGFIVAFILIAVVLDAALDGALMLAKREESGENVSLNADDGEGHAVATDGGDGS from the coding sequence ATGACCACCAAACCCGAACTGTCGACGGAAGGGAGTTTCGTGCCGGGACTGGCCGCAGTAGCACTGTTCCTCGTGTTCGTTGCAGTGTTCATGGCGGCGTCGTTCCCGGACCCCGTCGGGTTCGGCGAGTCCGCAGCGATAACGACGAGTCTCGGGGCCGCGATGTTCGACATCGCGCCCAGCGTGCTGATGGGAGAGGGCGAGACGGCCGTTCCGTCTGAAGGGTTCATCGTCGCCTTCATCCTCATCGCCGTCGTTCTCGACGCGGCGCTCGACGGGGCCCTGATGCTCGCAAAGCGCGAGGAGAGCGGTGAGAACGTCTCGCTGAACGCGGACGACGGCGAGGGCCACGCCGTCGCGACGGACGGGGGTGACGGGTCGTGA
- a CDS encoding HEAT repeat domain-containing protein has product MSNGDDEPDAEDAAEDEAADVTADELETRLDEAEANLEAAETEAALDDVEATLEAVESDLEAADLPEPDEDDEDAEDPREALESRLSDLQDDLESQRGPYAEDVVDILETAQGTVTDSEWTESGEPDAVDAVDAFLAASEEHVDHDADVGEGTEDAAGALGAVADAIGDAELDADDDAETIAALLEAAETLEDDLEAAEVWDDLTVQEQLDAKGFYDILTNENRKDFPPEWNAAKLHAQEGNLELVLFALEKVGSEFMEENIVDIFYHLGSDAEPAFEVMHQRAQKRNKQEIGVLGKIGDERATETLHDFIDGDGDVALQKVTLRALGAIGSPDSVQPVANRMDAENPEIRSVAARALGLLGDTRAIDPLADILESDDSDEVRASAAWALCQIGTRDALDEAAQYADDRAYLVQAEAEKAADA; this is encoded by the coding sequence ATGAGCAACGGGGACGACGAGCCCGACGCCGAGGACGCCGCCGAAGACGAGGCGGCCGACGTCACGGCCGACGAACTCGAGACACGACTGGACGAAGCCGAAGCGAACCTCGAAGCAGCCGAGACCGAGGCCGCCCTCGACGACGTCGAGGCGACGCTCGAGGCCGTCGAGAGCGACCTCGAGGCCGCCGACCTGCCCGAACCGGACGAGGACGACGAGGACGCCGAGGACCCCCGCGAGGCGCTCGAATCCCGCCTCTCTGACCTCCAGGACGACCTCGAGTCCCAGCGCGGCCCGTACGCCGAGGACGTCGTCGACATCCTCGAGACCGCGCAGGGAACGGTCACCGACAGCGAGTGGACCGAGAGCGGCGAACCAGACGCTGTCGACGCCGTCGACGCCTTCCTCGCGGCGAGCGAGGAGCACGTGGACCACGACGCCGACGTCGGCGAGGGCACCGAGGACGCGGCCGGGGCACTCGGGGCCGTCGCCGACGCGATCGGCGACGCCGAATTGGATGCCGACGACGACGCGGAGACCATCGCCGCGCTCCTCGAGGCCGCCGAGACGCTCGAAGACGACCTCGAGGCCGCCGAGGTCTGGGACGACCTCACGGTACAGGAGCAACTCGACGCCAAGGGCTTCTACGACATCCTGACCAACGAGAACCGCAAGGACTTCCCGCCCGAGTGGAACGCCGCGAAGCTCCACGCCCAGGAGGGGAACCTCGAACTCGTCCTCTTCGCCTTGGAGAAGGTCGGCTCCGAGTTCATGGAGGAGAACATCGTCGACATCTTCTATCACCTCGGCAGCGACGCCGAACCCGCCTTCGAGGTGATGCACCAGCGCGCCCAGAAGCGCAACAAGCAGGAGATCGGCGTGCTCGGGAAGATCGGCGACGAGCGCGCGACCGAGACGCTCCACGACTTCATCGACGGGGACGGCGATGTCGCCCTCCAGAAGGTGACCCTGCGCGCGCTGGGCGCCATCGGGAGCCCCGACTCGGTCCAGCCGGTCGCCAACCGCATGGACGCCGAGAACCCGGAGATCCGCTCGGTCGCGGCCCGCGCGCTCGGCCTGCTCGGCGACACCCGGGCTATCGACCCGCTCGCAGATATCCTCGAGTCCGACGACAGCGACGAGGTCCGTGCGTCGGCCGCGTGGGCCCTCTGTCAGATCGGTACGCGGGACGCGCTCGACGAAGCGGCTCAGTACGCCGACGACCGCGCCTACCTCGTGCAGGCCGAGGCCGAGAAGGCCGCCGACGCCTGA
- the nuoK gene encoding NADH-quinone oxidoreductase subunit NuoK — MIPVESYLLLSAAVFCIGLFGILTRKNALIFLMSVELMLNAANINFVAFSIQHGNLTGQVFTLFTMALAAAEVAVGIGIVLVLYRNFSDVDVTIPTTMRW, encoded by the coding sequence GTGATTCCCGTCGAGTCGTACCTCCTGCTCTCCGCGGCCGTGTTCTGCATCGGCCTCTTTGGGATCCTCACTCGAAAGAACGCGCTCATCTTCCTGATGTCCGTCGAGCTGATGCTCAACGCGGCGAACATCAACTTCGTCGCGTTCTCCATCCAGCACGGCAACCTCACCGGCCAAGTTTTCACCCTGTTTACGATGGCGCTGGCGGCCGCCGAGGTGGCTGTCGGCATCGGCATCGTGCTGGTCCTGTACCGGAACTTCAGCGACGTGGACGTCACGATTCCGACGACGATGAGGTGGTAA
- a CDS encoding NADH-quinone oxidoreductase subunit B, with the protein MSSDQTPPAVEDVSTQEARMGEGVDDRFNSTLREAFGSTPFILTKFDKFMNWVRGSSMFMLQFGIACCSIEMIHTYAIKHDLDRFGAGVPRASPRQADVIIVPGTIVSKFAPRMKRVYDQMPEPKFVVSMGSCTISGGPFQEGYNVIKGAEEVIPVDIHVPGCPPRPEALVYGVAKLQERIANGESSPVTVKPYELEQFGDLERDELVDKLAGEIDEDDLVMRYNWNDSP; encoded by the coding sequence ATGAGTAGTGACCAGACACCACCGGCCGTAGAGGACGTATCGACACAGGAGGCCCGGATGGGCGAGGGCGTCGACGACCGCTTCAACTCGACGCTGCGCGAGGCGTTCGGGTCGACCCCGTTCATCCTGACGAAGTTCGACAAGTTCATGAACTGGGTGCGGGGGTCCTCGATGTTCATGCTGCAGTTCGGCATCGCCTGTTGCAGCATCGAGATGATCCACACCTACGCCATCAAGCACGACCTGGACCGATTCGGTGCGGGGGTTCCGCGCGCCTCCCCGCGCCAGGCGGACGTCATCATCGTGCCGGGCACCATCGTCTCGAAGTTCGCCCCGCGGATGAAGCGGGTCTACGACCAGATGCCCGAGCCGAAGTTCGTCGTCTCGATGGGGTCGTGTACCATCTCCGGCGGCCCGTTCCAGGAGGGCTACAACGTCATCAAGGGCGCCGAGGAGGTCATCCCGGTCGACATCCACGTCCCCGGCTGTCCGCCCCGTCCGGAGGCGCTCGTCTACGGCGTCGCCAAGCTCCAGGAACGCATCGCCAACGGCGAATCCTCGCCGGTGACAGTCAAACCGTACGAGCTCGAACAGTTCGGCGACCTCGAACGGGACGAACTCGTCGACAAGCTCGCCGGGGAGATCGACGAGGACGACCTCGTCATGCGGTACAACTGGAACGACTCGCCATAA
- a CDS encoding NADH-quinone oxidoreductase subunit A: MSNPWIAIGALAVVGLAIPVSMMVVSSLLRPSVPEQGKRATYESGEVPTGSSRQIRFNIQYYMVALLFVIFDIETVLIFPWTVIYRDAVTEPTVGMMSVLLPMVVFIGVLVVGLAWAWRNGAVRWVRSPRATKGADTYE, encoded by the coding sequence ATGAGTAATCCATGGATCGCCATCGGCGCGCTGGCGGTCGTGGGGCTCGCCATCCCGGTCAGCATGATGGTGGTGTCGAGCCTCCTACGGCCGAGCGTGCCCGAACAAGGCAAACGTGCCACCTACGAGTCCGGCGAGGTGCCGACCGGCAGTAGCCGACAGATTCGGTTCAACATCCAGTACTACATGGTCGCGCTGCTGTTTGTCATCTTCGACATCGAGACCGTGCTCATCTTCCCGTGGACGGTCATCTACCGCGACGCCGTCACGGAGCCGACCGTCGGGATGATGTCGGTACTGCTGCCGATGGTCGTGTTCATCGGCGTGCTCGTCGTCGGGCTCGCCTGGGCGTGGCGCAACGGCGCAGTCCGCTGGGTGCGCAGTCCGCGCGCGACGAAGGGGGCAGACACATATGAGTAG
- a CDS encoding sodium:calcium antiporter, whose amino-acid sequence MVVTEALLTQVSVGAVALYALVTAAGRAIDRLLALAEHYDVDEVLVGMTVLALGTSLPELSSHLVASLGIVSGTLDYEVTSAVVLGGNMGSSTVQQFLLVGVLLIAYGSVPLSRSFVRESYLPMLGALAVTLLVAADGTVSRLDGAALLALYLAYVVVRVVGRRQPDAMRERPSADPRRDALVATALLVVVLLSASLLLSVVETVVATLALGGSMVGVVTLGVAAALPELTTVMEAIRRRAPNVALGTLVGSNVVNPLVGIGLGGVVSTYHVPPAVVVWDLPVKLAVGAGLLVWSTHVRDWTLTRTEGAYLLGFYFVFVTGRLLLFPGQ is encoded by the coding sequence ATGGTGGTGACCGAGGCGCTCCTGACACAGGTCTCTGTCGGCGCTGTCGCGCTCTATGCACTGGTGACCGCCGCGGGTCGCGCCATCGACCGCCTGCTCGCGCTCGCCGAGCACTACGACGTCGACGAGGTGCTCGTGGGGATGACTGTCCTCGCACTGGGGACGAGCCTGCCGGAGCTCAGCTCGCACCTGGTCGCTTCGCTGGGCATCGTCTCCGGCACGCTGGATTACGAGGTCACCTCTGCCGTCGTCCTCGGCGGGAACATGGGATCCTCGACGGTCCAGCAGTTCCTCCTGGTTGGCGTCCTCCTCATCGCCTACGGCAGCGTGCCCCTCTCTCGCTCGTTCGTCCGCGAGAGCTACCTCCCGATGCTGGGTGCGCTGGCCGTGACGCTCCTGGTGGCCGCCGACGGCACCGTCAGCCGACTCGACGGGGCGGCGTTGCTCGCCCTCTACCTGGCCTACGTCGTCGTCCGGGTGGTGGGCCGGCGACAGCCGGACGCGATGCGTGAGCGCCCCAGCGCGGATCCCCGACGCGACGCTCTCGTCGCCACCGCGCTGCTGGTCGTGGTCCTGCTGTCCGCGTCGCTGCTGCTCTCGGTCGTCGAGACCGTCGTCGCGACGCTCGCGCTGGGGGGCTCGATGGTCGGCGTGGTGACCCTCGGCGTCGCCGCCGCGCTCCCGGAACTGACGACGGTGATGGAGGCCATCCGTCGCCGGGCCCCCAACGTCGCCCTGGGCACGCTCGTCGGCAGCAACGTCGTGAACCCCCTCGTCGGCATCGGCCTCGGCGGCGTCGTCTCGACGTACCACGTCCCGCCGGCCGTCGTCGTCTGGGACCTCCCGGTCAAACTGGCCGTCGGCGCCGGCCTGCTGGTCTGGTCGACGCACGTTCGAGACTGGACGCTCACCCGGACCGAGGGTGCCTACCTGCTGGGCTTTTATTTCGTCTTCGTGACCGGACGCCTCCTCCTGTTCCCGGGGCAGTAG
- a CDS encoding complex I subunit 1/NuoH family protein: MLQESAPLPEALANLLGLDPNNTLVMIIMSLIGAAFIGTLMMTNTALAGPWAKRKITAAFTDRIAVNRVGPFGLLIIVADAVRLLSKELIVPEGVDRPAWDLAPLVIASTALLGFAVIPMGNGIQLADPEVGLAYVFATASMASVGLVMAGYASNNKYSFLGGLRAVAQNLAYEIPLILTGASVVIFAGSLQMTEIVAAQSETLIGPIPSWYAFVNPFAFVLFMIANLAEVGRNPFDIPEAPTEIVAGYQTEYSSVYFVLVYLGEFIHIFLGGAIIATIFLGGPAGPVLPGIVWFMIKIWGVFLFTQWARSAVPRVRIDQLIEIGWKGMLVLSLANLMLTAVIVGVIA; the protein is encoded by the coding sequence ATGCTCCAGGAGTCCGCCCCGCTCCCCGAGGCCCTGGCGAACCTGCTGGGCCTGGACCCGAACAACACGCTCGTGATGATAATCATGAGCCTCATCGGCGCGGCCTTCATCGGGACGCTGATGATGACCAACACGGCGCTGGCCGGCCCGTGGGCAAAGCGGAAGATCACGGCGGCGTTCACCGACCGCATCGCGGTCAACCGAGTCGGACCGTTCGGCCTGCTCATCATCGTGGCCGACGCCGTCCGACTCCTCTCGAAGGAACTGATCGTCCCCGAGGGCGTCGACCGGCCGGCGTGGGACCTCGCGCCGCTGGTCATCGCCAGCACCGCGCTGCTGGGCTTCGCCGTCATCCCGATGGGCAACGGCATCCAGCTGGCCGATCCCGAGGTCGGCCTGGCGTACGTCTTCGCGACGGCGTCGATGGCCTCCGTCGGCCTGGTGATGGCCGGCTACGCGTCGAACAACAAGTACTCGTTCCTCGGCGGCCTGCGTGCGGTCGCGCAGAACCTGGCCTACGAGATTCCGCTCATCCTCACCGGAGCCTCGGTGGTCATCTTCGCCGGCTCGCTCCAGATGACCGAGATCGTCGCGGCCCAGTCCGAGACGCTCATCGGGCCCATCCCGTCGTGGTACGCCTTCGTCAACCCCTTCGCGTTCGTCCTCTTCATGATCGCGAACCTCGCAGAGGTCGGGCGCAACCCGTTCGACATCCCGGAGGCGCCGACCGAGATCGTCGCCGGGTACCAGACCGAGTACTCCTCGGTGTACTTCGTCCTGGTCTACTTAGGCGAGTTCATCCACATCTTCCTGGGCGGGGCCATCATCGCCACCATCTTCCTCGGTGGCCCGGCCGGCCCCGTGCTCCCGGGCATCGTGTGGTTCATGATCAAGATCTGGGGCGTCTTCCTGTTCACGCAGTGGGCCCGCTCGGCGGTCCCGCGCGTGCGCATCGACCAGCTCATCGAGATCGGCTGGAAGGGGATGCTCGTGCTCTCGCTTGCGAACCTCATGCTGACCGCGGTCATCGTCGGGGTGATCGCCTGA
- a CDS encoding NuoI/complex I 23 kDa subunit family protein: protein MIGILKSMATTMKHALDGETFTVEYPDVAPEVSPRFRGVHKWSQERCIWCRQCENVCPNDTIQIVMDDQRNGEEYNLHIGQCIYCRLCEEVCPTDAILLTQNFEFTADTKDEFAYNKEQLKNVPWYKDIDPLESREPDRGAWIGEGDGEVDYQ, encoded by the coding sequence ATGATAGGAATCCTGAAATCGATGGCGACGACGATGAAACACGCGCTCGACGGGGAGACGTTCACGGTCGAGTACCCGGACGTCGCCCCCGAAGTGAGCCCTCGCTTCCGCGGCGTCCACAAGTGGAGCCAGGAGCGGTGTATCTGGTGTCGCCAGTGCGAGAACGTCTGTCCGAACGACACCATCCAGATCGTGATGGACGACCAGCGCAACGGCGAGGAGTACAACCTCCACATCGGCCAGTGTATCTACTGCCGTCTGTGTGAGGAGGTCTGCCCGACCGACGCCATCCTGCTGACCCAGAACTTCGAGTTCACCGCGGACACGAAAGACGAGTTCGCCTACAACAAGGAGCAACTCAAGAACGTGCCGTGGTACAAGGACATCGACCCGCTGGAGTCCCGGGAACCGGACCGGGGTGCCTGGATCGGCGAGGGCGACGGCGAAGTCGACTATCAGTAG
- a CDS encoding NADH-quinone oxidoreductase subunit D encodes MEKVPETDGEIGVTDDGLDYDALADLLGGHVLDREEHVNAEGFVIRPDEVQEVLSTLKTEAGFDHCSCVTAQEYDDRYESIYHLRKYDDPTQELSVVVPTTKDDPTSESAARVFDTADWHEREAYDLVGIDYDDHPDLRRILLPETWQGHPLSQDYNQDQPQIVTLRENANPLQGDHRSEDDSDTMFVNIGPHHPATHGVLHVKTTLDGEQIADIDPDIGYLHRCEEQMCQQGTYRHQIMPYPDRWDYVSAGILNEWAYARAAEDLADIEVPEYAQIIRTMSAEFCRIAAHMLALGTFALDVFGDFTAIFQYAFRDREVVQNILEDLTGQRLMFNYLRLGGVAWDLPEPREEFFEKVRDFLDELPHKLEEYHDLITGNEIFQMRCVDTGVLTPEMAKQYGATGPVARGSGVDYDLRRDDPYGYYDELDWNVVTEEGCDNFSRVLVRMREVEESARIIEQCVDLLEQWPEDEREIQANVPRTLRPDPDKEIYRAVEGAKGELGIYIRSDGTDKPARFKIRSPCFSNLQTLPEMSQGEYVPDMVASLGSLDIVLGEVDR; translated from the coding sequence ATAGAGAAAGTACCAGAGACGGACGGCGAAATCGGCGTCACGGACGACGGCCTCGACTACGACGCACTGGCTGACCTGCTCGGCGGGCACGTGCTCGACCGTGAGGAGCACGTCAACGCCGAGGGGTTCGTCATCCGCCCCGACGAGGTACAGGAGGTCCTCTCGACGCTGAAGACCGAAGCGGGCTTCGACCACTGTTCCTGTGTCACCGCACAGGAGTACGACGACCGCTACGAGTCGATCTACCACCTGCGGAAGTACGACGACCCGACCCAGGAACTGTCGGTCGTCGTCCCGACGACGAAAGACGACCCGACCAGCGAGTCGGCCGCCCGCGTCTTCGACACGGCCGACTGGCACGAGCGTGAGGCCTACGACCTGGTCGGCATCGACTACGACGACCACCCGGACCTGCGACGCATCCTCCTGCCCGAGACCTGGCAGGGACACCCGCTCTCGCAGGACTACAACCAGGACCAGCCACAGATCGTCACGCTCCGGGAGAACGCGAACCCGCTGCAGGGCGACCACCGCAGCGAGGACGATTCGGACACGATGTTCGTCAACATCGGTCCCCACCACCCGGCGACCCACGGCGTCCTGCACGTGAAGACGACGCTGGACGGCGAGCAGATCGCCGACATCGACCCCGATATCGGGTACCTCCACCGCTGTGAGGAGCAGATGTGCCAGCAGGGGACCTACCGCCACCAGATCATGCCCTACCCCGACCGGTGGGACTACGTCTCGGCGGGCATCCTCAACGAATGGGCGTACGCGCGTGCGGCCGAGGACCTCGCGGACATCGAAGTGCCCGAGTACGCACAGATCATCCGGACGATGTCCGCGGAGTTCTGTCGCATCGCCGCGCACATGCTCGCGCTCGGTACCTTCGCGCTGGACGTCTTCGGCGACTTCACCGCCATCTTCCAGTACGCCTTCCGCGACCGCGAGGTCGTCCAGAACATCTTAGAGGACCTGACCGGCCAGCGCCTGATGTTCAACTACCTCCGGCTTGGCGGGGTCGCCTGGGACCTGCCCGAGCCCCGCGAGGAGTTCTTCGAGAAGGTCCGGGACTTCCTCGACGAACTCCCCCACAAGCTCGAGGAGTACCACGACCTCATCACGGGCAACGAGATCTTCCAGATGCGGTGTGTCGACACGGGCGTCCTCACACCCGAGATGGCAAAGCAGTACGGCGCGACCGGTCCCGTGGCACGCGGGTCGGGCGTCGACTACGACCTCCGGCGTGACGACCCCTACGGCTACTACGACGAACTGGACTGGAACGTCGTCACCGAGGAGGGCTGTGACAACTTCTCGCGCGTGCTCGTCCGCATGCGCGAAGTCGAGGAGTCGGCGCGCATCATCGAGCAGTGCGTCGACCTGCTCGAACAGTGGCCCGAAGACGAGCGCGAGATCCAGGCCAACGTCCCCCGGACGCTGCGCCCGGACCCGGACAAGGAGATCTACCGCGCCGTCGAGGGCGCGAAGGGCGAACTCGGCATCTACATCCGTTCGGACGGGACGGACAAGCCCGCGCGGTTCAAGATCCGCAGCCCGTGCTTCTCGAACCTGCAGACGCTGCCCGAGATGTCCCAGGGCGAGTACGTCCCGGACATGGTCGCCTCGCTGGGTAGCCTCGATATCGTCCTCGGGGAGGTGGACCGCTGA
- a CDS encoding AIR carboxylase family protein, translating into MPADSVQSLIDQLHEEAAMDRPDEATPDVGIVMGSDSDLPTMAGGKGERPGAYAALAEELGFEEQTDYTDAPDSRFTFETFVVSAHRTPELMYAYAETAEDRGMDVLIAGAGGKSADLPNMTASIAYPLPVIGVPVQEKSVDSVIGMPQGAPITAVDAGKSFNAALSAAQILSREHDELRDRLVEYHRGLQEDVGEASRDLHELGTPGFKDAYWDED; encoded by the coding sequence ATGCCCGCAGACAGCGTGCAGTCGCTCATCGACCAGTTACACGAGGAGGCGGCGATGGACCGGCCCGACGAAGCGACGCCCGACGTCGGCATCGTGATGGGGTCGGACTCGGACCTGCCCACGATGGCCGGTGGGAAGGGGGAACGGCCCGGCGCGTACGCGGCGCTGGCCGAGGAACTGGGCTTCGAAGAGCAGACCGACTACACCGACGCCCCCGATAGTCGGTTCACCTTCGAGACGTTCGTCGTCTCGGCCCACCGCACGCCCGAGTTGATGTACGCCTACGCCGAGACAGCCGAGGACCGTGGCATGGACGTCCTCATCGCGGGGGCGGGCGGGAAGTCCGCCGACCTCCCGAACATGACCGCGAGCATCGCCTACCCGCTGCCGGTCATCGGGGTTCCGGTCCAGGAAAAGTCCGTCGACTCGGTCATCGGGATGCCCCAAGGCGCACCCATCACGGCGGTCGACGCCGGCAAGTCGTTCAACGCCGCGCTCTCGGCGGCCCAGATTCTCTCGCGGGAACACGACGAACTCCGCGACCGCCTCGTCGAGTACCACCGGGGCCTGCAGGAGGACGTCGGCGAAGCCTCCCGTGACCTCCACGAGCTCGGGACGCCCGGGTTCAAAGACGCCTACTGGGACGAGGACTGA